In Sander lucioperca isolate FBNREF2018 chromosome 12, SLUC_FBN_1.2, whole genome shotgun sequence, one DNA window encodes the following:
- the icmt gene encoding protein-S-isoprenylcysteine O-methyltransferase, which translates to MAGSKLVLEGRVSVKAFILGLSVVVIPLIRTWFGHIDWVFDNLTETRGKIVICIHVAVANGLLLIVYRGPLYKVAVRACFLGVTFGCGLIISCSETTWTHFGWYMCSLSFFHYSEYLVTAIINPRSLSLDSFLLNHSVEYTLAAVSSWVEFTVEKLTVPELKQLNWLSVVGLLLVLCGECLRKAAMLTAGSNFNHIVQNEKAQSHVLVTSGVYAFFRHPSYVGWFYWSTGTQVMLCNPVCILGYTIASWRFFRERIEEEELSLIHFFAEDYVEYKKKVPTGLPFISGIRVN; encoded by the exons ATGGCAGGCAGTAAGTTGGTGCTAGAAGGAAGAGTGAGTGTAAAAGCATTTATTTTAGGACTCAGCGTGGTTGTAATCCCATTGATCAGAACGTGGTTCGGGCACATTGACTGGGTCTTTGATAATCTGACGGAAACTCGCGGAAAAATAGTGATTTGTATCCACGTTGCAGTTGCCAACGGCCTCTTGCTAATCGTATACAGGGGACCTCTATACAAG GTCGCTGTGAGAGCCTGCTTTCTGGGAGTTACCTTCGGCTGTGGCTTAATTATAAGCTGCTCTGAAACCACTTGGACACATTTTGGCTG GTACATGTGCTCCCTGTCGTTCTTCCATTACTCCGAGTACCTGGTTACGGCCATCATCAACCCTCGCAGCCTGTCGCTGGACTCTTTCCTGCTCAACCACAGCGTGGAGTACACCCTGGCTGCTGTCTCATCATGGGTGGAGTTCACCGTGGAGAAGCTGACCGTTCCAG agctGAAGCAGCTGAACTGGCTGAGCGTTGTGGGTCTGCTGCTGGTGCTGTGCGGCGAGTGCCTGCGTAAGGCGGCCATGTTGACGGCGGGCTCAAACTTCAACCACATCGTCCAGAACGAGAAGGCCCAGAGCCACGTGCTGGTCACCAGCGGGGTCTACGCCTTCTTCAGACACCCGTCCTATGTGGGCTGGTTCTACTGGAGCACTGGGACACAG GTCATGCTGTGTAACCCCGTGTGTATATTGGGCTACACGATAGCAAGCTGGCGGTTCTTCCGGGAGCGCATCGAGGAGGAGGAGCTTTCCCTCATCCATTTCTTCGCCGAGGACTACGTGGAGTACAAGAAGAAGGTTCCCACCGGGCTGCCCTTCATCTCAGGCATCCGTGTCAACTAG